A window from Enterocloster bolteae encodes these proteins:
- a CDS encoding phosphate acyltransferase: MFNSFKDIESAVRLSGRRITIAVAGSHDSHVLEAVAKACERGLSKAVLIGHQAETERLLKDMGYTGQNMDFTFADMDGDEAIAAYACDMVVQKKADIPMKGIISTASFMRAILNKERGFVPANALISQSTLFEWQGRFMILTDCAINIAPDYDDKIKIIKNAAALAKKAGIDCPKVAVLAPMEVVNPKIESSVHAAMLTMANKRGQIKECIIDGPLALDNAVSEDAARRKGIDSEVAGHADILVVPDLDAGNMFTKSLTFFAGLKTAGTVNGTKIPVIMCSRTDSTDDKYHTVLAALMQLICD, encoded by the coding sequence ATGTTTAACAGTTTTAAGGATATTGAGAGTGCAGTACGCTTAAGCGGGCGCAGAATTACAATCGCTGTTGCGGGCAGCCACGACAGTCATGTGCTGGAAGCTGTTGCAAAGGCCTGTGAAAGAGGATTGTCAAAGGCTGTCCTTATTGGACATCAGGCTGAGACGGAGCGCCTGCTTAAGGACATGGGATATACAGGGCAGAATATGGATTTTACGTTTGCGGATATGGATGGGGATGAGGCAATTGCAGCCTATGCATGTGACATGGTAGTGCAAAAGAAAGCAGATATCCCTATGAAGGGAATTATCAGCACAGCATCATTTATGAGAGCAATCCTAAATAAGGAAAGAGGATTTGTTCCTGCCAATGCCCTGATAAGCCAGTCGACCTTGTTTGAGTGGCAGGGCAGGTTCATGATATTGACAGATTGTGCAATCAATATTGCGCCGGATTATGATGACAAGATAAAGATAATAAAAAATGCAGCAGCTCTTGCAAAAAAGGCGGGAATAGACTGCCCCAAGGTAGCTGTGCTGGCTCCGATGGAGGTAGTCAACCCCAAAATAGAGAGTTCGGTCCATGCAGCCATGCTTACCATGGCAAACAAGAGAGGCCAGATTAAAGAATGTATTATTGATGGTCCCCTGGCCCTGGATAATGCGGTATCCGAGGATGCGGCCAGGCGAAAGGGCATAGACAGTGAGGTGGCAGGACATGCTGATATTCTGGTTGTACCCGATCTGGATGCCGGCAATATGTTTACAAAGTCGCTGACATTCTTTGCGGGACTTAAGACCGCGGGAACTGTAAACGGGACAAAGATTCCTGTTATCATGTGCTCCAGGACAGACTCCACGGACGATAAATACCATACAGTGCTTGCTGCGCTGATGCAGTTAATCTGTGATTAA
- a CDS encoding sulfurtransferase gives MKRRWLGIAICAAALLAAGCSSGTDVSRAADESDTGTAAGKASETTADTAAAKSEAGGTAAEASAVKADPVEKKKVYVSPDWVQSVLDGNQEESEDYMVLECAWGTVQDAAAYKEGHIKGAYHMNTDDIESEEYWNIRTPEEIKDLMAEYGITKDTTVICYSDKGTNSADDRVAFTLLWAGVENVKCLDGGYEAWLKSGYGTEKTVNTPQPSDREFGADIPVHPEYILSIDEVKDKLAGDDNFKLVSIRSRDEFLGGTSGYGYIDRAGEPEGAVWGHDTDDGSYHNEDGTTAGLDVLKGYLEESGASLDNELSFYCGTGWRATIPFLICYENGMTNMTVYDGGWYQWQMDDSLPVQVGDPAESSCQFTTVGELSTDKAKK, from the coding sequence ATGAAAAGAAGATGGTTAGGCATTGCGATTTGCGCCGCCGCATTATTGGCAGCAGGATGTTCCTCAGGTACGGATGTGTCAAGGGCCGCGGATGAGTCTGATACCGGCACGGCTGCCGGCAAGGCATCTGAGACAACCGCTGATACGGCTGCGGCAAAGTCAGAAGCAGGCGGGACGGCCGCAGAAGCATCTGCGGTAAAGGCAGATCCGGTTGAAAAGAAGAAGGTCTATGTGTCGCCAGACTGGGTTCAGAGCGTTCTGGACGGCAATCAGGAGGAATCAGAGGATTATATGGTTCTGGAATGTGCCTGGGGTACAGTCCAGGATGCGGCGGCTTATAAGGAAGGCCACATTAAAGGCGCCTACCATATGAATACGGATGATATTGAATCGGAGGAGTACTGGAATATCCGGACTCCGGAAGAGATAAAGGATCTGATGGCTGAATACGGAATCACAAAAGATACAACGGTTATCTGCTACAGTGATAAGGGCACGAATTCAGCGGACGACCGCGTGGCATTTACCCTTTTATGGGCAGGGGTGGAGAATGTAAAATGCCTGGACGGCGGTTATGAAGCCTGGCTTAAGAGCGGATACGGAACAGAGAAAACCGTTAATACCCCGCAGCCCTCTGACAGGGAGTTTGGCGCGGATATCCCGGTTCATCCTGAATACATCCTGTCCATTGACGAGGTTAAGGACAAGCTGGCAGGAGACGATAACTTTAAGCTGGTCAGCATCCGCAGCAGGGACGAGTTCCTGGGCGGAACAAGCGGATACGGATATATTGACAGGGCAGGCGAACCGGAAGGTGCTGTATGGGGACATGATACGGATGACGGTTCCTATCATAATGAGGACGGAACCACAGCAGGCCTGGATGTATTGAAGGGCTATCTGGAGGAATCTGGCGCTTCCCTTGACAATGAGCTGTCCTTTTATTGCGGCACAGGATGGAGGGCTACTATTCCGTTTCTGATTTGCTATGAAAACGGAATGACCAATATGACCGTATATGACGGAGGGTGGTACCAATGGCAGATGGATGATTCTCTTCCGGTACAGGTGGGGGATCCCGCGGAAAGCAGCTGCCAGTTTACCACGGTGGGTGAGCTGTCCACAGACAAAGCAAAAAAATAA